Within the Taeniopygia guttata chromosome 1, bTaeGut7.mat, whole genome shotgun sequence genome, the region ttagttaaaaaaataataatctgtAAATAAGGCATGCTCCAGATTTTCCTCAGCTTAATCCCCCCTCCCATGTAAGAACGTACAAAGTAGTGACATCAACATTATTTCTGTGTATATTTCAAATCATTAATTAAAGTATTATTTGCTTCAAGAATTACTGAATATGCACAAAGTTGCATAACTGTAACCCCTATTTATTTAACCTGGAACTCTCTGGAAAACTGTGGGTGCAATATTCACTGAAGCAAGTAACATTTACTTAAGAAAGGAGTATTTTTAGAGTCTGTGATTTCTGAGTATCTTTCCCTCTTCTACAAAGCCACCCATAGCTGTTTACACAGgactggggaggggaaaaaattgacAGCCCCTATTTAAGGGTGAGGGCAACTGTATAATTTAGCATTAGTCTTCCtataaaggaataaaagctgCTGTTGGGAGTTACTAAATGAGTAGTATCAACAAAGTCTTTTGTAAACCTATCTGGAAAGATGACCTATCCTTCCTCCCAAATAACACAGACTTCTCAACTGGATAGTAGCACAGTCATGGTACATTAGCACTCAAAGGAGCTGAGAAAGGTCAGCGAGAAACAAGTTCATCGGAGTTCATGTCCTCTTACACTCAGGTTATGAAATGTATAACCAGAATGACACTGTATGAGGAATATGCAAATAAATGTACCATGGAATAAACTGACTTCATCTGTTTATGTAGAAGTTCAAGGACATCAAAACATAAATCACTCTGTTTTGTTGGAACAGATAACTGTACTCTTGATAGTATAAGAAAATGTTGCTGACGCACATAATCTTTCTCTGCACCTTTTTCCCATGGCTTCACTACCATCAGCTCTGTGAACCTGGCAACAGGTAGAAGGCAACAGCCAAACCAAACATCAAACACATCCCTTTCAACTGTTACTCCTTATCCTGATATTGaaagatatttcaaaattatatttagaataaggacaaagaaaaaacttatttttaaaggatgtCACAAATTCAACCTACTCATGCATCCAGTCTTTCAGAAAGTGTCTTTTGAGTGACTTTGGGCAGTATTTAAATATAGCTACATATTCATAGGGCCTCATGCTTCAATCCCCCTAACAGAGGTggagggcagagggacagggagcaaacaaaaaaccccaactggACCTTGTATGAGCTGGGCTTGTAGACTCAAGCTTCCAGATGTAACTAAAACCAGTTGCATACCCCTAGAAGTAATAAATCAAATCATTTAACTATTATTCAGACAAACAGCCTTCCCAAGCAAAATTCATCAACGTCTTGAGAAATTAATTGTTTGCAAAACAGTGCTGCTGGCCAGTGTTTAGCATCCATCCATATAGCtcagtaataaaaatatgaagTTTAAATACACTTATACATAAACGAAATGatcacaactttttttttttaaatacagctaAGGAACCCCTAGTACTTGAAGCATGGAAATGTGCAATCAGTAGGGCTCTGTGACGACAAAACTGTATTTGCTATATCTAAACTTCATTGCCAAAAGCAAGGTCTATAATTTTCTAGGCATGCCTCTGTCATTTTAGAGTGGACAGAAGGAACATTTTATGACTGACATAACTGATGGCAAATGCCCCTCACATAGATAGTATATTTTGATAAATCTGACCATTACCCAacacagtttatttttcttggagGAAAAAGGCTGAAGCCTGGTATGCTGGCAAAAGCATAGTTGAGCAGGCAGGAAAGATGCTAATATTAGAACTATTTGGTTGGTGTACTTAAATATTAGCAAAGCATTCCCAGTCAAGATCTCAAACTGGAAGGTGATGCAGTGAAATAGAGTTGGGGTAGGGTAATatgacagaagaaaaggaatggGAGAGTAAAACAGgatcattttttttctttcatgatgATGAAATTGTTGTATATAAATGATTTAAGCAAACATCCTCTGACAAATCTGTTGCATTACTAAAGATTCTGTCACCCCTATGTTGTGCCTCAAATTGTTTGGTGGAAAAAGGGCGCATGTGTTGTGCTTAACCATCCCAATTCACAGCCCTCTGTATCTCTGAAACCCCACTTATTTCAGAAATTAACTCAAACACTGCTACACAATGCACAGGAATAGCTAAATCATAAGACATAGCCTGTAGGACCAGTGAATTTCAGTTGAAAAGTGGGGTGGACGAGTGGTATTAGTGCATTTATTGTATAAATGTCCCGTAATTACATTGAAATGGCTGTGAAAATTTTTCAGAAGGGATACAGCGTTGAAAAACAATTCAGAGGAGTTCAGAGAAAACTTTGAATAAGACAGATCATCTATGTAAACTAGGATCATACATTCTAGAGTGTCGGTCatgaaataatttactttttaaccTGAATTTTACACATGCCTGAGTTTCACTTCTTGTGTTCAGTACCCCAGTtatgcattaaaaagaaaacaccaaatAACTATGAAAAATAATGCTTGTTATGAATCAACCACTGCTAAAAATGAGCTGCTAAATATATATCAATGccaatatagaaataaaaacgATAAACTGCAAACTTGGATTCTAGTCTATCTTAATATCTTTGTCACAGAAAATGTTTGCAAACAAAGCTGTGCTGCTATAGTCAGTATATTGAATCTGTATTACCCACATGGTCAAGAATAACATATATGACAATGTTGAGTAGATGGaataatatttatctttttgaCTTCAGACCTAAGAATGCTTGCTCAAGGTCACCAATATATTTCATAAATGTctagggaaaatattttcagattccCAAGGGGTTTGCagaaaaatgtttgtgtttatAGGCCCAGATCACCCAGTGGCAAGAAACTTTTAGTTAGATAACTAACTCCCTTATGCTTTTGGTAGCGTGGATTTAGGAGATAGTTTGGCCCACTATAGTCATAGCTAGAAAATCAACTATTCTTGAGTTTTCATACGAAGCTGTCCTCACTGAGATTTCTTATGCAATCATTAAGTATAATCTAAGTTTACAATTACCAATTATATGCATTTTTCCAGATGCAGAAACCAAAGCACATTGCCAGGACAGTAGAGATTGTCAGCAtcattttctgtgaagaatCACACAGGTACAGAGAGGTCACAGGTACCTTGCCTAAGGTTACACTCTTTTCTTGCTTCTGCAGAGAGTTTGGTGCCTCTGATCTCAAATTACTTCTCTAACTCCGCTGACCCCCCCTTAAATTTAATAAACCCCCGTAAGTACTACCTAATGTAAATGCTGTTAAGCGCCCATAATATGATGGGAGAGGTCTTCTTTCATAAGATGCTTTACTGCAGCATACCGGTATTTACAGTGAATTGACGTCTTTTCCAATCACCCCCTGTTACAGCTGTTAATTTCTAGTTATTATGACCCAAACCGTGGTGAATTTCGTGCAGGAGGGAGCCGAGCTGCCCCAGCAGTACATGCGGGCTgcgggcggccccgccgccttCCCCGTCGGGAACACGGGGAGAGCTCGGCCACGGCCCCGCACGGCGGCAGCTGGAAGCGCCGCATCACTTtcgtgatttttttttccccttgcttgtttgtttgtggtgTTTTGCGGTTCCCCCCTTTTCGTCTTTACTGTTTCAGCTCCGGCGCAGGCCGACAAATGAAAGCGTGTCCGACGGCACTCCAGGGAGACAGGAAAACACGGATGGATGTTTGCGTGACCCCAGCCTCACTTTTCTTCCCGGGCATGTGCAAAGGGAGGCTTTCCCAGCCGCTCCCGAGGCGGGCGGAGATGCGGCTGGGGTTAGGAACGGGCTGGCCGGTGTCAGTACAGCCTCCTCCCTTCATCCCTTGACTTTTACTATCGCTGTCCTCCCGCACCGCTCTGCGCGCTGGGTGACGCGCCGCGGCCGCCCTCATCGGGGGGCGAGCGCCCGGCATCcccgcccgcagcccccgccTGGGCCCCTGCGctcccccctccttcccccgcTCCCGCCTCACACAGGAAAATGCGGGCTGGACCGACCCCCGCCCCTCCTGCCGCCCACCCCGGCCGGGGCCCCTCCGCCCCCCCTCGCCGTTCACCTCCCTCCGGCGGAGGGAGAGAAAGGCGCTCATTGATCGCGGGCGCGGCCCGCCTGCTGACGAGCGCGGGTCCCCTGTAAACAAGCGCGACACCTCCCCcggcccccgcccccgccgTGTCCCGCCCCGCGGAGCGCTGCTgagggagcgggagcggcggggggcgCTGGGGCCGCGTTGCCCCCGCCGCCGCATGTTCTGTCATCACCCCGCCGCGATCCCCCAACGGAGCCGGGATCGTTTCCAGACGAAAAGCGGACGCTGCCCTTGTCCTCCGCTAAGGCGAAGCGCCCGGATGAATTAGTGCTGTTTAATGAACACGGGCTACCAGCGGCAGCcgctgcccccagccctctcTGGGTGGCATTTCCCCGCCGCGCGGGGCGCGGGCGCGGGGGCGGCAGCGCGGCGTGGGCGCTGTGACACACCGGGCGGAGGAGCGCGCGGAGCCGCCGCGCGTGTGCGGGCAGGGCTGACGCAGACGCGCGTGTGTGCGGGGGCGTGCGGGGGGCGCCCGGCGCTCACGCACGGCCGGAAGCTCCGCCCGGCGGGTCCGCAGCACCTGATATGGCCTCGGCGAGTTCCCGAGGGATGGCGAGGGCCGGCACCGGGGCTCGCCGGATGTGCCGGATCTCCCCGCCGTACCCGCGCCCCCGGCACGTTCCGCGCTGTGTGCGGGGAGAGCAGCGGCGACAGCGACGAGTTGAGCTGCGCCCGAGGGGGGCCGGAGGCGGTGGGCGGGAACGCGGAGGGGCGGGAAGGGGGGGGGGCGAGGCTCCCGCCATCCAACGGTGGCGCGCCGCCTCGCTGCCGAgagcccgccccgccgccccatTGAGGGCCGCAGCCGTCCTTCGCGCTGCCCGGCGGCCAATgcggggcggtgccggcggcggcggcgctccGCCCCGTCTCGGTGTGTGAGCCCTCGGTGAGGCGGCGGTCACGTGTTGTTTTGCTCTTTAGTTGGGGCACTCGGTGCGCGATGTGTTACTTACGGCGAAACTCCCgctggcagcaccagcagcagcagcggtcGGGGAGCCTTAGCGGCGTCGCCGGTAGTCGAGCCGGGGAGGACGCCGGGCGGCCGCCAGCAGCACCCGCTGCCTAGAGTGACAGCGGAGGATCCCGCTGCGGCTCCGAGCACTGCGCTCTTCTACGAAGGAATAACTTTATTTTACCTGCTTTCCTCcgtctttccttttttctttattttttttttccgccGCGGCGCTCGGGCTCCGGATCCGCTCAGCGTCGGCGACAGCAGCGAGAGGAGCCGGGCGGCGCTCCCGCCGCGGGGCTGGGGATGGcgagctctgctgtgctggggctgctgcccccCCTGAGCTCCCCGCCCGGCCCCAACctgaacaacaacaacaacaacaaccagGGCGTCAGGAAGTGCGGGTACCTGCGCAAGCAGAAGCACGGCCACAAGCGCTTCTTCGTGCtgcgcggccccggcggcggcggggaggaGGCGGGGGGCGCCCGGCTGGAGTACTACGAAAGCGAAAAGAAATGGAGGAACAAGTCTGGGGCGCCCAAGCGGGTGATCGCCCTGGACTCCTGCCTCAACATCAACAAGCGGGCGGACGCCAAGCACAAGTACCTCATCGCCCTCTACACCAAGGACGAGTACTTCGCTGTCGCGGCCGAGAacgagcaggagcaggagggctgGTACAGGGCTCTCACCGACCTGCTCAACGAGGGCAAGGCGGCCTGCCAGGGGTCCCCCTACCGCCACCTCGCCTCCCCCTTCTCTGCCTCCTgcggcgcggccgccgcctccctgGCCGCGGCCGGCGAAGACCTTAACTACGGGCTGATCGCGCCGGCCACCGCTGCCTACCGAGAGGTCTGGCAGGTGACGCTGAAGCCCAAGGGCTTGGGTCAGAGTAAAAACCTCACCGGCGTCCACCGGCTCTGCCTCTCGGCCCGCACCATTGGGTTCGTGCGCCTCAATTGCGAGCTGCCCTCGGTCACGCTGCAGCTGATGAACATCCGCCGCTGCGGCCACTCCGACAGCTTCTTCTTCATCGAGGTGGGGCGCTCGGCCGCCACCGGCCCCGGCGAGCTCTGGATGCAAGCGGACGACTCGGTGGTGGCCCAGAACATCCACGAGACCATCCTGGAAGCCATGAAGGCGCTGAAGGAGCTGTCCGAGTTCCGGCCCCGCAGCAAGAGCcagtcctcctcctcctcttcctccggGGGGGCCGGCGGgcccggcggcagcggcgccTCCGCCACCCATCCCATCACCGTGCCCGGTCGCCGGCACCACCACCTGGTCAACCTGCCTCCCAGCCAGACCGGCCTCCTCCGCCGTTCCCGCACCGACAGCCTCGCCGCCGGCGCCAGCACCAAGTGCACACCGTGCCGGGTGAGAACGGCCAGCGAGGGCGACGGCTGCCGGGTGGGCTCTGCGGCCGGCAGCCCTATGAGCCCGGGCCCTGTGCGGACCCCCCTGAGCCGCTCACACACGCTCAGCGGCGGCGGAGGGCGGCAGGCAGGGAAGCTGCTCCCGGTGCTGgccggcggtggcggcggcgggctGCAGAGCAGCCGTTCCATGTCCATGCCCGCCTCCCACTCTCCCCCCTCCGCCACCAGCCCCATCAGCCTCTCCTCCAGTAGCGGCCTCGGCTCCGAGCCTGCCCACCCGCATCACCCGCAGCGCCCGTCCAGCGGCAGCGCCTCCGTGTCCGGCTCTCCCAGTGACGCCGGCTTTATGTCCTTCGACGAGTACGGCTCCAGCCCAGGCGGCGACCTCCggcccttctcctcctcttccactGCCAGCAACCGCAGCAACACCCCCGAGTCGGTGGCCGAAACCCCCCCGGTGCGGGACCCGGGGGGCGGCACTGACCTCTACGGCTACATGGCTATGGAGCGACCCCCGAGTGGCCGCTTCTGCTACCGGCCCTGCCCCGACGCTGCCAGCGACAGGTGCCATCGGAAGCGGACCTACTCCCTGACCACGCCGTGCCGGCAGCGACCCGCCGCGCCGCAGGTTTCCTCCGCCTCCCTCGACGAGTACACGCTGATGCGCGCCACCTTCGCCGGCAGCGCCGGCCgcctcttctcctcctgccaAGCCGGGGCTTCACCCAAAGTGACCTACACCCCCTATCCGGAGGACTACGGGGACATCGAGATCGGTTCTCACCGCAgctccggcagcagcagcaccaatCTGGGCCCGCCGGCagtggggggaggaggggaagatgATGACGGCTACATGCCCATGACCCCCGGTGTGGCCGCAGCCTTAGGGCAGGGAAGCCGGGGCAGCGATGATTACATGCCCATGAGCCCCACCAGCGTGTCTGCCCCCAAGCAGatcctgcagccccgggcaggggtGGGTAGCGGGTCCCCGGGGAACGGGAGCAGCTACAAGACCAGCTCGCCTGGGGAGAGCTCCCCTGACGATAGCGGGTACATGCGGATGTGGTGCGGCTCCAAGTTGTCCATGGAGAGCTCAGATGGAAGGCTGAGTAACGGTGACTATATCAATATGTCCCCTCGGGACCCCCAGAATGGGCCCCAAGCTCCCTCCCTCACCCCCCCAGACTTCTTTTTTGCCCCTTCAGGGCATGGGTCCAGTGAGCCCCCAAAGCCCAGCTGCTATTCATACAGCTCCTTACCCCGCTCCTACAAGAGTCAGGGCTTGGCAAAGGACAGCGACCAGTATGTCTTCATGAACTCCCCGGGGAGGATGATCCCGGAGGAGGCGGTGTGTGGAGCGAGCCAGTTGCCTGCAGGCACCCTCGCCCCCTCCAGCCACACGGTGCCTTCGCCCCTGCGGCACAGCCGGACCGAGAGCTTCCTTAGCCAGCGCTGCCAGCGGGTGGCCCGGCCCAGCCGCCTCTCTTTGGAGACCTTGCGGACGATGCTGCCCAGCATGAATGAGCACCCTCTGCCGCCTGAGCCCAAGAGCCCCGGTGAATACATCAACATTGACTTCGGGGATGCTGCCGTCTATTCTCCCCCCTCACTGCCTGCTGACAGCCCAGCCTCCTCCCTGGGCTCGGGCACGGGGCAGAGGCGCTCCCCTCTCTCTGACTACATGAACATTGACTTCGGGTCACAGTCACCTTCCCAGTCGGGCACGGTCTCGGTGGGCTCCTTGGAAGCTCTCTCTCCAGGTTCTTCCTCCAGCACCAGCCAGCCTAATGGGCACTACCTGAAGACGGCTGTGGGGATGGCTTGTTCGTCCAGCCCATCGGATGCTGGTGATTACACCGAGATGACCTTTGGAATGGCCACTACCCCACCTCAACCCATTGTTCAGAAACCAGAAAGTGCCCGGGTTACCAGCCCCACATCTGGTGTGAAGAGGCTCACTCTCTCTGGGGTGGAGGCTTTCATTCTCTCCAGCCCTCCCCCAGACCCGAATCGGGGGGCCAAAGTAATCCGGGCAGATCCCCAGGGGCGGAGGAGGCACAGTTCAGAAACTTTCTCCTCCACCACCACTGtgaccccagtgtccccctCCTTCGCACACAACCCCAAACGACACAACTCGGCCTCGGTGGAGAATGTGTCCCTCAGGAAAAGTGAAGGcctggaggaggagcagggtaGCAGTCCCATGTGCCGGGAGACCTCGGCTGGCTTCCAGAATGGCCTCAACTACATCGCCATTGATGTTGTGGATGGGTCCTTGGCAAACTGTGACAAATCCCGGTTGAAAGCTAGGCACCTCCTGAATGGGGGCATCAATGGAGTAGAGATGAGCACCTA harbors:
- the IRS2 gene encoding insulin receptor substrate 2 isoform X2: MASSAVLGLLPPLSSPPGPNLNNNNNNNQGVRKCGYLRKQKHGHKRFFVLRGPGGGGEEAGGARLEYYESEKKWRNKSGAPKRVIALDSCLNINKRADAKHKYLIALYTKDEYFAVAAENEQEQEGWYRALTDLLNEGKAACQGSPYRHLASPFSASCGAAAASLAAAGEDLNYGLIAPATAAYREVWQVTLKPKGLGQSKNLTGVHRLCLSARTIGFVRLNCELPSVTLQLMNIRRCGHSDSFFFIEVGRSAATGPGELWMQADDSVVAQNIHETILEAMKALKELSEFRPRSKSQSSSSSSSGGAGGPGGSGASATHPITVPGRRHHHLVNLPPSQTGLLRRSRTDSLAAGASTKCTPCRVRTASEGDGCRVGSAAGSPMSPGPVRTPLSRSHTLSGGGGRQAGKLLPVLAGGGGGGLQSSRSMSMPASHSPPSATSPISLSSSSGLGSEPAHPHHPQRPSSGSASVSGSPSDAGFMSFDEYGSSPGGDLRPFSSSSTASNRSNTPESVAETPPVRDPGGGTDLYGYMAMERPPSGRFCYRPCPDAASDRCHRKRTYSLTTPCRQRPAAPQVSSASLDEYTLMRATFAGSAGRLFSSCQAGASPKVTYTPYPEDYGDIEIGSHRSSGSSSTNLGPPAVGGGGEDDDGYMPMTPGVAAALGQGSRGSDDYMPMSPTSVSAPKQILQPRAGVGSGSPGNGSSYKTSSPGESSPDDSGYMRMWCGSKLSMESSDGRLSNGDYINMSPRDPQNGPQAPSLTPPDFFFAPSGHGSSEPPKPSCYSYSSLPRSYKSQGLAKDSDQYVFMNSPGRMIPEEAVCGASQLPAGTLAPSSHTVPSPLRHSRTESFLSQRCQRVARPSRLSLETLRTMLPSMNEHPLPPEPKSPGEYINIDFGDAAVYSPPSLPADSPASSLGSGTGQRRSPLSDYMNIDFGSQSPSQSGTVSVGSLEALSPGSSSSTSQPNGHYLKTAVGMACSSSPSDAGDYTEMTFGMATTPPQPIVQKPESARVTSPTSGVKRLTLSGVEAFILSSPPPDPNRGAKVIRADPQGRRRHSSETFSSTTTVTPVSPSFAHNPKRHNSASVENVSLRKSEGLEEEQGSSPMCRETSAGFQNGLNYIAIDVVDGSLANCDKSRLKARHLLNGGINGVEMSTYASIDFLSHNLKEASAVKE
- the IRS2 gene encoding insulin receptor substrate 2 isoform X1, which produces MASSAVLGLLPPLSSPPGPNLNNNNNNNQGVRKCGYLRKQKHGHKRFFVLRGPGGGGEEAGGARLEYYESEKKWRNKSGAPKRVIALDSCLNINKRADAKHKYLIALYTKDEYFAVAAENEQEQEGWYRALTDLLNEGKAACQGSPYRHLASPFSASCGAAAASLAAAGEDLNYGLIAPATAAYREVWQVTLKPKGLGQSKNLTGVHRLCLSARTIGFVRLNCELPSVTLQLMNIRRCGHSDSFFFIEVGRSAATGPGELWMQADDSVVAQNIHETILEAMKALKELSEFRPRSKSQSSSSSSSGGAGGPGGSGASATHPITVPGRRHHHLVNLPPSQTGLLRRSRTDSLAAGASTKCTPCRVRTASEGDGCRVGSAAGSPMSPGPVRTPLSRSHTLSGGGGRQAGKLLPVLAGGGGGGLQSSRSMSMPASHSPPSATSPISLSSSSGLGSEPAHPHHPQRPSSGSASVSGSPSDAGFMSFDEYGSSPGGDLRPFSSSSTASNRSNTPESVAETPPVRDPGGGTDLYGYMAMERPPSGRFCYRPCPDAASDRCHRKRTYSLTTPCRQRPAAPQVSSASLDEYTLMRATFAGSAGRLFSSCQAGASPKVTYTPYPEDYGDIEIGSHRSSGSSSTNLGPPAVGGGGEDDDGYMPMTPGVAAALGQGSRGSDDYMPMSPTSVSAPKQILQPRAGVGSGSPGNGSSYKTSSPGESSPDDSGYMRMWCGSKLSMESSDGRLSNGDYINMSPRDPQNGPQAPSLTPPDFFFAPSGHGSSEPPKPSCYSYSSLPRSYKSQGLAKDSDQYVFMNSPGRMIPEEAVCGASQLPAGTLAPSSHTVPSPLRHSRTESFLSQRCQRVARPSRLSLETLRTMLPSMNEHPLPPEPKSPGEYINIDFGDAAVYSPPSLPADSPASSLGSGTGQRRSPLSDYMNIDFGSQSPSQSGTVSVGSLEALSPGSSSSTSQPNGHYLKTAVGMACSSSPSDAGDYTEMTFGMATTPPQPIVQKPESARVTSPTSGVKRLTLSGVEAFILSSPPPDPNRGAKVIRADPQGRRRHSSETFSSTTTVTPVSPSFAHNPKRHNSASVENVSLRKSEGLEEEQGSSPMCRETSAGFQNGLNYIAIDVVDGSLANCDKSRLKARHLLNGGINGVEMSTYASIDFLSHNLKEASAVKGSTGRWKR